One Mycolicibacterium fortuitum subsp. fortuitum genomic window carries:
- a CDS encoding DUF2200 domain-containing protein, whose translation MEHRIFGTAVAAVYPHYLAKIQRKGRTQAELDEAICWLTGFDETTLRNHLEDETTFAEFFADASLNPNASLITGVVCGVKVQEVEDPLMRKIRYLDKLVDELARGKPMNKVLRTG comes from the coding sequence ATGGAGCACCGGATCTTCGGCACCGCCGTGGCGGCGGTGTACCCGCACTACCTGGCGAAGATACAGCGCAAGGGTCGCACCCAGGCCGAACTGGACGAGGCCATCTGCTGGCTGACCGGGTTCGACGAGACGACGCTGCGGAACCACCTCGAGGACGAGACGACATTCGCGGAGTTCTTCGCCGACGCCTCGCTGAACCCGAACGCCTCGCTGATCACCGGTGTCGTCTGCGGCGTCAAGGTGCAGGAGGTCGAGGATCCGCTGATGCGCAAGATCCGCTACCTCGACAAGCTCGTCGACGAACTGGCGCGCGGCAAACCGATGAACAAGGTGCTGCGCACGGGGTAG
- a CDS encoding SseB family protein → MKVFYSTPFGDTKDGRQKLFLLERDGVRYVPVFRSLDSMKAFYERMNRAAYMVLEGDVKTVMDTNRSIELMRSTGIVIDPFCDDPVEIPPTA, encoded by the coding sequence CTGAAGGTGTTCTATTCCACGCCTTTCGGGGACACGAAGGACGGCCGGCAGAAACTGTTCCTGCTTGAACGGGATGGTGTGCGGTATGTCCCGGTTTTTCGGAGCTTGGACTCGATGAAGGCCTTCTACGAGCGGATGAACCGTGCCGCCTACATGGTGCTCGAGGGTGACGTGAAGACCGTGATGGACACCAACCGCTCGATTGAACTGATGAGAAGTACGGGGATCGTCATCGATCCCTTCTGTGACGATCCGGTTGAGATTCCCCCTACCGCGTGA